The Theileria parva strain Muguga chromosome 1, complete sequence, whole genome shotgun sequence DNA window AAATCACTGTCCTTTCTTTACCTATAAAGATACTACAATAGTTTTTAGAAGGTACTTTCTTactactattttacacataatttCATATTAATCATTAACCTTTAGATATGCAAgcttattttttataattggCACTACTAGTGATGAAAACGAGCTTGAGATTTATGAATTAATCCACAACATTGTTGTTGCTCTTGATAAACACTTCGAGTCAGTGTGTGAAATTGACATTTTGTACAATTTGGAAAAGGCTCAcctaattttaaatgaaatgATCGCAAATGGACGAATTATTGAATGTAATATCGCAAACGTACTATATCCTCTCTCCGTATTAGAGAAACTAAGACAATCAGATTAACGTAACAcctaatttattaatttattaaacctAAATTGTACGAAGAGGTATTTGTAATTGATTAGTTAATGAAGATAAAGTTGGAACCCATGTGCATATAACACCTTTTAAGAAACTCTTTAAAGTTTTCTTGATCCTTAACCTTTGGGTGTTCATTACaaatgttattaaaaaCAGGTTTAATCAACTCTGTAAGTTCTTTCTCATCAAGGAACGGTGAATGTATTGTATATTCTATTCCCCTATCACCCCTTAATtgtatacataatattgttatatCTGCATTATCTTCAACTTCATCCCATTCTTCCAGCTGATTCTGATGTTTAAGATCAAATTTCTCAGTTATACTCATTTTCTTAATAAAGCTATATTTACACTTAAATATACTATCTTTTGTTTCCTCAAATACTTCATCATCAGGATTATTCCTATTTTCTATCTTTTTCTTAAATGTGGCCGTGTATATTGTTATTCTTCTAATGCTTAAAATTGGAGTAATTGGGATTATACTCTCAAATTTACCATCTTGTATCATACTATACTTACCCACATTCAGTAAactaaacattaatttgCATCCTTCTGAGTGTTCTAAGTCTTTATTTTCTATAtttttcttatttttacaaacaTTTTCAATGTTACTAACGTACAAGATACTTAACATAGTTGGGTAATTAAAGTTAACAAAAGCCTCATTCTTAGTACTTACATCATATAAAGGTATCATAATTACTTCACTAAGCTTATAACCACTTCGAAAACAGTATTTATACAGAAATTCAATTAATTCTCTCCTATCACacactaaattaactttattcaCCTCATGAATATCAAATATCTCCTTTTTTAAAACCTCATCATAGTTTGTTAAACAGTGTTTCATGAAG harbors:
- the AP4S1 gene encoding Clathrin adaptor complex small chain → MIKFVLLINKRGQTRLSKYYTNYPLEERTLLESELLRKCITRNENHCPFFTYKDTTIVFRRYASLFFIIGTTSDENELEIYELIHNIVVALDKHFESVCEIDILYNLEKAHLILNEMIANGRIIECNIANVLYPLSVLEKLRQSD